In a genomic window of Agarivorans albus:
- a CDS encoding GNAT family N-acetyltransferase: MTVTITAYTDEYCQAVADLFTQAVHAIDDELYSKEQKAAWAPLDIDYSRWQQRLKTKHCFLALADKQLIGFIELAADYIDCFYIAPEQQGKAVGQALYQHVESIAREQKLAGLRVDASLVAKDFFVKQGFAVVSHNQLVRLGIRLQNISMYKGFYS; this comes from the coding sequence ATGACGGTCACTATCACGGCTTACACCGATGAATATTGCCAAGCAGTGGCAGATTTGTTCACCCAAGCTGTGCATGCCATTGATGATGAACTTTATTCTAAGGAACAAAAAGCCGCGTGGGCGCCGCTAGATATAGACTATTCTCGCTGGCAACAGCGCTTGAAAACCAAACATTGCTTTTTAGCCTTAGCTGATAAGCAGTTGATAGGATTTATAGAATTAGCAGCAGACTATATTGATTGCTTTTATATTGCGCCAGAGCAGCAAGGAAAAGCAGTGGGCCAAGCGCTTTATCAACATGTTGAAAGCATTGCTCGAGAACAAAAGCTTGCTGGGCTGCGGGTAGATGCCTCATTGGTGGCCAAAGACTTTTTTGTCAAACAAGGCTTTGCTGTTGTGTCGCATAATCAGCTGGTTCGGCTGGGGATAAGGCTGCAAAATATTAGTATGTACAAGGGGTTCTATTCTTAA